AACCGTATACAGGTTGACATTCCTAAAGTATAATGATAGTATTATAGTATAATTAAAATCTTTTGTGACAGTTTTAATATAGAATACAAGTTAAGTTAAATTTTGTGAGTGCTAAATAGTTTAAGATATAAACAAGGAGCATAATGTGATGAATTTAAAATATATATGGATTCCAGCAGGTATTCTATTGTTATCTGGATGTGCAACAATTAAACAACCAGCAAAAGAAGAGTTAGCCAAAGAAGAGGTTATGGAAATAAAACTTAAACAGGCTCTTGCAATTGCTGAAACAAGTCTTGAAATAAGCAAAAAATCAGAAGCAATAGCTCAAGAAGCGTTAGAAAAGAGTAGACAGTCTGAAGCCGCAAGCAAAAAATCTATTGAAGCTGCTAACAAGGCTTTAGAGGCAGCTAACGAATCAAAAAAGTTTGCTGAGGAAGAATCAATAAAAGCGATAAAGGCAGTAAATGAATCAAGAAAGTTTGCTGAACAAGAGACAGCAAAAGCAATATCTGCTGCCAATAGGGCTTCAAAACTTTCTATGGACCACGCTGATAAATCTGCTGAAAAAGCTATTAAGGCGGCTAACGATGCTATAAAGGCAGCAAACGTTTCAAGTGAGAAATCTATTGCTGTTGCTAACCAAACAATATCAGAGGTTAACAGGTTGAGAGCAACAACAAAAATGTCGCCACCAGAAGAACCTATCATAATGCCAGAACCAATGGCAGAACGGTATTATACAATAAGAAGTGGTGATACGTTAAGCAGTTTATCTCAAAGGTTTTATGGTAATACTTCTAATTGGAAGTCGATATATAGCAGAAACCAGAACGTTTTGCAAAACCCCAACCGGATTCCAGTGGGAGTCAAGATAATCATACCTTAAATGTCAATAACTAAAGAAGTATATCTTACCAACCAAGAAGCGCAACTGATATTTGGTATTCAGGATGCAAATATCTCTTATATGGAGCATCTCTTGAATGTGCAATTATATACAAGAGGTAATCTGGTAAAGATAAGAGGGGAAGTAGAGTTTGTTGAAAGAGCCTCTGAGGTGTTGGAAGCATTAAAGAAATATATAAGGGGCAGAAAAACTCTTTCAAAAAACGAAATATTAAGGATT
The nucleotide sequence above comes from bacterium. Encoded proteins:
- a CDS encoding LysM peptidoglycan-binding domain-containing protein, which gives rise to MNLKYIWIPAGILLLSGCATIKQPAKEELAKEEVMEIKLKQALAIAETSLEISKKSEAIAQEALEKSRQSEAASKKSIEAANKALEAANESKKFAEEESIKAIKAVNESRKFAEQETAKAISAANRASKLSMDHADKSAEKAIKAANDAIKAANVSSEKSIAVANQTISEVNRLRATTKMSPPEEPIIMPEPMAERYYTIRSGDTLSSLSQRFYGNTSNWKSIYSRNQNVLQNPNRIPVGVKIIIP